Proteins from a genomic interval of Geodermatophilus obscurus DSM 43160:
- a CDS encoding ABC transporter substrate-binding protein, whose amino-acid sequence MRSNRLLPLLAAGALVLSACGGGGESVDTGTGGGGGGGGGGSTLVAAVSAQPDQFDPHVTTAYPSFQVLENVYDTLVVPNAEDLTMEPSLAESWETSEDQLTWTFTLRDGVTFHDGSAFDSADVVYSYRRIIDEQLSNSFRFQNVASVEGPDPRTVVITLTQPTPNLLERIGSFKGMAILPENAAADLDLTTEANGTGPFQLESSDASSTVLTAYQEHWGGAPSVDGVEFRYITEPAAALTALQNGEVQWTDNVPPQQIESLGGDDTVELQTTPSVDYWYLSMNYARPPFDNRDVRRAISFAVDREAVAEAAWFGAAQPNQTAIPEDSFFHTDYAPFQPDPDQARQLLEQAGVQTPLTMGLMVTDEFPETVTAAQVIASQLEPIGINVEIETLDFATWLDRQGQGDFDAFYLGWLGNLDPAAYYQEQHQTDGPNNYQGYSNPQVDQLLQAGATETDDNARKQIYDQAAQLIVDDVSYLYLYNPDVVQAWAPGLSGYQIRADKAINFESVELP is encoded by the coding sequence GTGCGCAGCAACCGACTCCTGCCCCTGCTCGCCGCCGGTGCCCTGGTGCTCAGCGCCTGCGGCGGCGGTGGGGAGAGCGTCGACACCGGAACCGGCGGAGGCGGAGGCGGAGGCGGCGGGGGCAGCACGCTCGTCGCGGCGGTGTCCGCCCAGCCCGACCAGTTCGACCCGCACGTGACCACGGCCTACCCGAGCTTCCAGGTCCTGGAGAACGTCTACGACACCCTCGTGGTGCCGAACGCCGAGGACCTCACGATGGAGCCGAGCCTCGCCGAGAGCTGGGAGACCAGCGAGGACCAGCTGACCTGGACGTTCACGCTGCGGGACGGCGTGACCTTCCACGACGGCAGCGCGTTCGACTCCGCCGACGTCGTCTACTCCTACCGGCGGATCATCGACGAGCAGCTGAGCAACTCGTTCCGGTTCCAGAACGTCGCGTCCGTCGAGGGGCCCGACCCGCGGACCGTCGTCATCACGCTCACCCAGCCGACGCCGAACCTGCTGGAGCGGATCGGCTCCTTCAAGGGGATGGCGATCCTGCCGGAGAACGCCGCGGCGGACCTCGACCTCACCACCGAGGCCAACGGCACCGGCCCCTTCCAGCTCGAGAGCTCCGACGCCAGCAGCACCGTGCTGACCGCCTACCAGGAGCACTGGGGCGGCGCGCCGAGCGTCGACGGGGTCGAGTTCCGCTACATCACCGAGCCGGCGGCGGCCCTGACCGCGCTGCAGAACGGTGAGGTGCAGTGGACCGACAACGTCCCGCCGCAGCAGATCGAGTCGCTGGGCGGCGACGACACCGTCGAGCTGCAGACGACGCCCAGCGTCGACTACTGGTACCTGTCCATGAATTACGCGCGCCCGCCGTTCGACAACCGCGACGTGCGGCGCGCGATCTCCTTCGCCGTCGACCGCGAGGCGGTGGCCGAGGCGGCGTGGTTCGGGGCGGCCCAGCCGAACCAGACCGCGATCCCCGAGGACAGCTTCTTCCACACCGACTACGCGCCGTTCCAGCCCGACCCCGACCAGGCCCGCCAGCTGCTCGAGCAGGCCGGCGTCCAGACGCCGCTGACGATGGGCCTGATGGTCACCGACGAGTTCCCGGAGACGGTGACCGCCGCGCAGGTGATCGCCAGCCAGCTCGAGCCGATCGGGATCAACGTGGAGATCGAGACCCTGGACTTCGCCACCTGGCTGGACCGGCAGGGTCAGGGCGACTTCGACGCCTTCTACCTCGGCTGGCTCGGCAACCTCGACCCGGCGGCCTACTACCAAGAGCAGCACCAGACCGACGGGCCGAACAACTACCAGGGCTACAGCAACCCGCAGGTCGACCAGCTGCTGCAGGCGGGCGCGACGGAGACCGACGACAACGCCCGCAAGCAGATCTACGACCAGGCCGCGCAACTCATCGTCGACGACGTCTCCTACCTGTACCTCTACAACCCCGACGTGGTGCAGGCGTGGGCGCCGGGGCTGTCGGGCTACCAGATCCGGGCGGACAAGGCGATCAACTTCGAGAGCGTGGAGCTGCCCTGA
- a CDS encoding ABC transporter permease codes for MTGYLLRRVGQSLVVLAGVSVIVFGLVQLVPGDPIRLALGTRFDQETYDALLARSGLDQPLVTQYFGWAGRALTGDLGVSFRSGETVTSLIGERLPATLTLAFASILVALLIAVPLGTLSALRPRSVVDRVATVLSQIGISVPEFWMAIVLILVFAGTLGWLPSGGYVPLTEDPGGWARRLLMPAVVTGVVSGSVITRFVRSSVLEALGADHVRTAQAKGLPARQVFTWHVLRNALLPLVTVTGVQLAYLLSGVVVVEIVFSWPGLGQLALQAVQSRDYPVLQGAILLFAVVFLLINLVVDLLYTAIDPRIRR; via the coding sequence CTGACCGGCTACCTCCTCCGCCGGGTCGGCCAGTCGCTCGTCGTCCTGGCGGGGGTGAGCGTCATCGTGTTCGGCCTGGTCCAGCTGGTGCCGGGCGATCCGATCCGGCTGGCCCTCGGCACGCGTTTCGACCAGGAGACCTACGACGCGCTCCTCGCACGGTCCGGCCTGGACCAGCCGCTGGTCACGCAGTACTTCGGCTGGGCGGGCCGGGCCCTCACCGGGGACCTCGGGGTCAGCTTCCGCAGCGGGGAGACGGTCACCTCGCTGATCGGCGAGCGGCTGCCCGCGACGCTGACCCTGGCATTCGCCTCGATCCTGGTGGCGCTGCTCATCGCCGTCCCGCTGGGCACCCTGTCGGCGCTGCGGCCCCGGTCGGTCGTCGACCGGGTCGCGACGGTGCTCAGCCAGATCGGGATCTCGGTGCCGGAGTTCTGGATGGCGATCGTGCTCATCCTGGTCTTCGCCGGGACGCTGGGCTGGCTCCCCTCGGGCGGCTACGTCCCGCTCACGGAGGACCCGGGCGGCTGGGCCCGGCGGCTGCTGATGCCGGCGGTGGTCACCGGGGTGGTGTCCGGCTCGGTGATCACCCGGTTCGTGCGGTCGAGCGTCCTCGAGGCGCTCGGGGCCGACCACGTCCGGACGGCGCAGGCCAAGGGGCTGCCGGCGCGGCAGGTCTTCACCTGGCACGTGCTGCGCAACGCGCTGCTGCCCCTGGTCACCGTCACCGGCGTGCAGCTGGCCTACCTGCTGTCGGGAGTGGTGGTCGTGGAGATCGTCTTCTCCTGGCCGGGGCTCGGCCAGCTGGCCCTGCAGGCGGTCCAGTCGCGCGACTACCCGGTCCTCCAGGGGGCGATCCTGCTCTTCGCCGTGGTCTTCCTGCTGATCAACCTGGTGGTGGACCTGCTCTACACCGCCATCGACCCACGGATCCGACGATGA